A window from Zingiber officinale cultivar Zhangliang chromosome 7A, Zo_v1.1, whole genome shotgun sequence encodes these proteins:
- the LOC122002776 gene encoding serine/threonine protein phosphatase 2A 57 kDa regulatory subunit B' alpha isoform-like codes for MGFFGPRHAVKSPPLPQRKSTTLRRLFDLDSQIDALSPYPPAAPSADAETKQLLSAISYCTTAVFNFVDPAESPAQQDLKRRQLSHVLSAVREIKALPFLDEAVWKPLLAMLAANLFRPLPPPAHPCLPPDLLDEDGGGYAMALAPDWPHLHIAYDILSTAVAEADERTLRRHIDRGFLRGLVSLFQSEDPRERDRLKVVYHQLYSKLAPDRGFMRRQMVCALAHQVFDAEPRPFGTAELLEIWGSIICGFAVPLKEEHRVFLSRILVPLHKAKCVGAYHRQLAYCVTQFVAKEPELGEVVAKGILRHWPSTNCHKEVLLLEELEELVESSDVGDLQKVAVPICNRVARCSGSTNSQVAERALCMWNNEQFVKMASRCWEQVLPAIVESVEKNIEWHWSKSVQELATSLKRMLEEVEPALYSRFLLQLQRKEADMAEEERKRKMRWERLEMA; via the exons ATGGGCTTTTTCGGCCCGAGGCACGCCGTAAAGTCGCCTCCTTTACCCCAGCGGAAGTCCACCACCCTTCGGCGGCTCTTCGACCTCGACTCCCAAATCGACGCCCTGTCGCCGTACCCTCCCGCCGCTCCCTCCGCTGATGCAGAGACCAAACAGCTTCTTTCCGCCATTTCCTACTGCACCACCGCCGTGTTCAACTTCGTCGACCCTGCTGAGTCGCCGGCGCAGCAGGACCTCAAGCGACGGCAGCTGTCGCACGTCCTCAGCGCCGTCCGGGAGATAAAGGCGCTTCCTTTCCTCGACGAAGCTGTCTGGAAGCCGCTCCTCGCCATGCTCGCCGCCAACCTCTTCCGCCCGCTCCCTCCGCCGGCGCACCCCTGTTTGCCGCCGGACCTCCTCGACGAGGACGGCGGCGGCTACGCGATGGCGCTCGCTCCCGATTGGCCCCACCTCCACATCGCGTACGACATCCTCTCCACGGCCGTGGCCGAGGCCGACGAGCGGACGCTCCGCCGCCACATCGACCGCGGGTTCCTCCGCGGCCTCGTCTCGCTGTTCCAGTCGGAGGACCCGCGGGAGCGAGACCGGCTCAAGGTGGTGTACCACCAGCTGTACTCGAAGCTGGCCCCGGACCGCGGGTTCATGCGGAGGCAGATGGTGTGCGCGCTCGCGCACCAGGTGTTCGACGCGGAGCCGCGGCCCTTCGGGACGGCGGAGCTGCTAGAGATCTGGGGCAGCATCATCTGCGGCTTCGCCGTGCCGCTCAAGGAGGAGCACCGCGTGTTCCTAAGCCGCATTCTGGTGCCACTGCACAAGGCCAAGTGCGTCGGCGCGTACCACCGGCAGCTGGCCTACTGCGTGACCCAATTTGTGGCCAAGGAGCCGGAGCTGGGGGAGGTGGTAGCGAAGGGGATCCTACGGCATTGGCCGTCCACCAACTGCCACAAGGAGGTGCTGCTGCTGGAAGAGCTGGAGGAGCTGGTGGAGTCGTCGGACGTCGGCGACTTGCAGAAGGTGGCCGTGCCAATCTGCAACCGTGTAGCCCGCTGCTCCGGCAGCACAAACTCTCAG GTGGCAGAGAGAGCTCTGTGCATGTGGAACAATGAGCAATTCGTGAAGATGGCGTCGCGGTGCTGGGAGCAAGTTCTCCCGGCCATCGTGGAATCCGTGGAGAAGAACATCGAGTGGCACTGGAGCAAATCGGTGCAGGAGTTGGCCACCTCGCTGAAGAGGATGCTGGAGGAGGTGGAGCCGGCGCTGTACTCGAGGTTTCTGCTGCAGCTTCAACGCAAGGAGGCAGACATGgcggaggaggagaggaagaggaagatgaggTGGGAGAGACTAGAGATGGCTTAG